From the genome of Mycobacterium dioxanotrophicus, one region includes:
- a CDS encoding SDR family NAD(P)-dependent oxidoreductase → MENPVAVVTGASRGAGRGIAAALIASGWQVYATGRTVTDADGAIAVPLDHSDDAAVGALFDRIADERGRLDLLVNNAAAVHDELTSPKPFWEKSIALADVLDVGLRSAYIASWYAAPLLLAADKGLIAFTSSPGSVCYMHGPAYGAQKAGLDKLAADMAVDFRGTGVATVSIWMGILLTEKLRAAFSGHPEALAKTAEHAETPEFTGYLINALYHDPELAAVSGRTVIGAELAHRYGITDEGGRVPPSHRDMLGAPREPSAVEVR, encoded by the coding sequence ATGGAGAATCCCGTTGCCGTTGTCACCGGAGCGAGCCGTGGCGCGGGCCGAGGCATCGCCGCGGCGCTGATCGCCTCGGGCTGGCAGGTGTATGCCACGGGACGGACCGTGACGGATGCGGACGGCGCCATCGCGGTGCCACTCGACCATTCCGACGACGCGGCCGTGGGCGCGCTGTTCGATCGGATCGCGGACGAGCGCGGCCGACTGGACCTCCTCGTCAACAACGCGGCCGCCGTCCACGATGAGCTGACCAGCCCGAAGCCGTTCTGGGAGAAGTCGATTGCGCTGGCCGACGTGCTCGATGTCGGGCTGCGATCGGCCTACATCGCCTCCTGGTACGCCGCGCCGCTGTTGCTCGCCGCGGACAAGGGGCTCATTGCCTTCACCTCATCGCCGGGTTCGGTGTGCTACATGCATGGCCCGGCCTATGGAGCGCAAAAGGCCGGGTTGGACAAGCTCGCCGCCGACATGGCCGTCGACTTCCGGGGCACCGGCGTGGCCACGGTGTCAATCTGGATGGGCATCCTGCTCACCGAGAAGCTGCGTGCTGCGTTCAGCGGGCACCCCGAGGCCCTCGCCAAGACCGCCGAGCACGCCGAAACCCCGGAATTCACAGGGTATTTGATCAATGCGCTCTACCACGATCCCGAGTTGGCCGCAGTGTCCGGCCGTACCGTGATCGGCGCCGAACTCGCCCACCGCTACGGCATCACCGATGAGGGTGGCCGCGTCCCGCCGTCGCACCGCGACATGCTGGGCGCACCTCGCGAGCCCAGCGCCGTCGAAGTGCGCTGA
- a CDS encoding Tex family protein gives MTQSAVKSVTARIAEELAVGERQVAAAVALFDEGATVPFIARYRKEVTGSLDDGQLRTLEERLTYLRELDARREAVLASIEEQGKLTDELRAALLAADTKARVEDIYLPYKPKRRTKAQIAKEAGLEPLADRLLADPTLVPDELAAEFLNENVADAAAALEGARHIIIERASEDAELVGASREKFWADGALRTAPWSEEAAKSPAAQKFRDYFEFSEPLENMPSHRVLAVLRGEKEEALALTFDGGDDEIYQAMIAQSLAIDLSANAPATPWLATTVRLAWRAKLMISAAVDARMRLRQRAEDEAVAVFARNLKDLLLAAPAGTRTTLGLDPGFRTGVKVAVVDGTGKVVDTCAIYPHQPQKQWDQAKATLAALVARHGVELIAVGNGTASRETDALAAELIADIRAAGAPAPTKAMVSEAGASVYSASAYAAQELPELDVTLRGAVSIARRLQDPLAELVKIDPKSIGVGQYQHDVTPGSLARSLDAVVEDAVNAVGVDLNTASVPLLARVSGVTESLATAIVAHRESAGAFRSRKALLNVPRLGPKAFEQCAGFLRIRDGEDPLDASGVHPESYPVVRRILDRSGVTLAELIGNERSLRALKPADFADERFGIPTVTDILGELEKPGRDPRPAFSTATFAAGVEKVGDLKPGMVLEGVVTNVAAFGAFIDVGVHQDGLVHVSAMADRFISDPHEVVKSGQVVRVKVLDVDVDRQRISLTLRLNDTPERDQGKRPERGGDNRGGNQNRGGGNNRRDGGNQARGNQSRGRGNDSRRREPNPPSGSMADALRKAGFGK, from the coding sequence GTGACTCAGAGCGCCGTCAAGTCGGTAACCGCACGCATCGCCGAAGAACTCGCCGTCGGGGAGCGCCAGGTGGCAGCTGCCGTCGCACTGTTCGACGAGGGCGCGACGGTTCCGTTCATCGCCCGGTACCGCAAGGAAGTCACGGGAAGTCTCGACGACGGCCAACTCCGCACGCTGGAGGAACGTCTCACCTACCTGCGTGAGCTCGATGCGCGTCGCGAGGCGGTGCTGGCATCCATCGAGGAACAGGGCAAGCTCACCGACGAACTGCGGGCGGCGTTGCTGGCAGCCGACACCAAGGCGCGGGTTGAGGACATCTACCTGCCCTACAAGCCCAAGCGGCGCACCAAGGCCCAGATCGCCAAGGAAGCGGGCCTGGAACCGCTGGCCGACCGGCTACTGGCCGACCCGACGCTGGTCCCCGACGAGCTGGCCGCGGAGTTCCTCAACGAAAACGTCGCCGACGCTGCCGCCGCACTCGAGGGTGCCCGCCACATCATCATCGAGCGGGCCTCCGAGGACGCCGAGCTGGTCGGTGCCAGCCGCGAGAAATTCTGGGCCGACGGGGCGCTGCGCACCGCTCCGTGGTCCGAGGAGGCCGCGAAAAGCCCTGCAGCGCAGAAGTTCCGCGACTACTTCGAATTTTCCGAGCCGTTGGAGAACATGCCGTCGCACCGCGTGTTGGCCGTGCTGCGGGGCGAGAAGGAGGAGGCGCTCGCGCTGACCTTCGACGGCGGTGACGACGAGATCTACCAGGCCATGATCGCCCAGTCGCTCGCCATCGACCTGTCCGCGAACGCCCCCGCCACACCGTGGCTGGCGACCACCGTCAGGCTGGCGTGGCGGGCCAAGCTGATGATCTCGGCAGCCGTCGACGCCCGGATGCGGCTGCGGCAGCGGGCCGAGGACGAGGCCGTGGCCGTGTTCGCCCGCAACCTCAAGGACCTGCTGCTGGCAGCTCCTGCGGGCACCCGCACGACACTCGGGCTCGATCCGGGCTTCCGCACGGGAGTGAAGGTGGCCGTGGTGGACGGCACCGGCAAGGTGGTCGACACCTGCGCGATCTACCCGCACCAACCGCAGAAGCAGTGGGATCAGGCCAAGGCCACGCTGGCCGCCCTCGTGGCGCGGCACGGCGTCGAGCTGATCGCGGTCGGCAACGGCACCGCTTCGCGCGAAACCGACGCGCTGGCAGCCGAACTCATCGCCGATATCCGGGCCGCCGGCGCCCCCGCGCCCACCAAGGCGATGGTGAGTGAGGCCGGGGCCTCGGTGTATTCGGCGTCGGCCTACGCCGCACAGGAGCTGCCCGAGCTCGACGTGACGCTGCGCGGCGCGGTGTCGATCGCGCGCCGCTTGCAGGACCCGCTGGCCGAGCTGGTGAAGATCGACCCGAAGTCCATCGGCGTCGGGCAGTACCAGCACGACGTCACGCCAGGCTCCTTGGCGCGCAGCCTCGACGCGGTCGTCGAGGACGCCGTGAACGCGGTGGGCGTGGACCTCAACACCGCCTCGGTGCCGTTGCTGGCGCGGGTGTCCGGGGTCACCGAATCGCTGGCGACCGCCATCGTGGCGCATCGCGAGAGCGCGGGAGCGTTCCGCAGCCGCAAGGCGCTGCTCAACGTTCCTCGCCTGGGCCCCAAGGCTTTTGAACAATGTGCCGGGTTCCTGCGGATCCGCGACGGGGAAGACCCGCTGGATGCCTCCGGCGTGCACCCCGAGTCCTACCCGGTGGTCCGCCGGATCCTGGACCGCTCCGGAGTGACGCTGGCTGAGCTGATCGGCAACGAACGCTCGCTGCGGGCACTGAAACCCGCCGATTTCGCCGACGAGCGGTTCGGTATTCCGACGGTCACCGACATTCTTGGTGAGCTGGAGAAGCCGGGACGCGACCCGCGTCCCGCGTTCTCCACGGCCACCTTCGCCGCGGGGGTGGAAAAGGTCGGCGACCTCAAGCCCGGCATGGTGCTCGAAGGTGTGGTGACCAACGTCGCGGCGTTCGGCGCGTTCATCGACGTGGGCGTGCACCAGGACGGCCTGGTGCACGTCTCTGCCATGGCCGACCGCTTCATCTCCGATCCGCACGAGGTGGTGAAGTCCGGCCAGGTGGTGCGGGTCAAGGTGCTCGACGTCGACGTCGACCGGCAGCGGATCAGCTTGACGCTGCGCCTCAACGACACCCCGGAGCGCGATCAGGGCAAGCGACCCGAGCGCGGTGGGGACAACCGCGGCGGCAACCAGAACCGTGGTGGTGGCAACAACCGCCGCGACGGCGGCAACCAGGCTCGCGGCAATCAGTCCCGGGGCCGCGGCAACGACTCGCGGCGCCGGGAGCCGAATCCGCCGTCAGGCTCGATGGCTGATGCGTTGCGTAAGGCGGGCTTCGGCAAGTAG
- a CDS encoding aldehyde dehydrogenase family protein — protein sequence MTVLPEATPVTVRRNPKSAPLISAGDLPPAGQFIDGAFRPSTSAATLDVVDPCHETVLAQVPDGTAADVEVAVAAARKAQPAWGGLTPKERSQILLQIADRVAEHHDLLVNLESANTGKPFEVSRDDVASTIDTFRFFAGAARATTSQAAGNYAADHLSVIVREPLGVIGVVTPWNYPLLMAAWKIAPILAAGNSLVLKPSEITPLTTCKFAELVADLLPAGVLNVVTGTGPVVGAALAGHPGVDMIALTGSVNSGKAVARAAAESLKRVHLELGGKAPVVIFEDADLPAAASSIRAAGYWNSGQECGAGCRVLVHESVADAFVEHLVKEVSSFTVGEPGAGDDVEIGPLVSRPHFDRVRGYLDRAKDAGIRAAVGGSALDGPGFFIAPTVLVGLDSDAEAAREEIFGPVVTVETFSDEDEAVTRANATAYGLSASVFTENAKRSHDVAGKLDAGTVWVNSHLVLATEAPWGGFKGSGYGRDLSIYALDDYSRTKHVMHNHGR from the coding sequence ATGACCGTCCTGCCAGAAGCCACGCCCGTCACCGTCCGCCGCAACCCCAAATCAGCACCTTTGATCAGTGCCGGCGATCTGCCGCCCGCCGGGCAGTTCATCGATGGCGCGTTCCGGCCGAGCACCTCTGCGGCCACCCTCGACGTGGTCGACCCCTGCCACGAGACCGTGCTGGCCCAGGTGCCCGACGGCACCGCCGCCGACGTCGAGGTGGCCGTCGCCGCAGCACGCAAAGCCCAGCCCGCGTGGGGAGGCCTCACGCCCAAGGAGCGTTCGCAGATCCTGCTGCAGATCGCCGACCGGGTCGCCGAGCACCACGACCTGCTGGTCAACCTGGAATCCGCCAACACCGGCAAGCCCTTCGAGGTGTCCCGCGACGATGTGGCCAGCACCATCGACACCTTCCGGTTCTTCGCCGGTGCGGCGCGGGCGACCACCTCGCAGGCCGCAGGCAACTACGCCGCCGACCATCTGTCGGTGATCGTCCGTGAGCCGCTCGGCGTGATCGGCGTAGTCACCCCGTGGAACTACCCGCTGCTGATGGCGGCGTGGAAGATCGCCCCGATCCTGGCCGCAGGAAACAGCCTGGTACTCAAGCCATCCGAGATCACACCGCTGACCACGTGCAAGTTCGCCGAACTGGTCGCCGACCTGCTGCCCGCCGGCGTCCTCAACGTGGTCACGGGCACCGGCCCCGTCGTCGGCGCCGCGCTGGCCGGGCATCCCGGTGTCGACATGATCGCGCTGACCGGATCGGTCAACAGCGGAAAGGCCGTGGCCCGCGCGGCCGCCGAATCGCTCAAGCGGGTGCACCTCGAGCTCGGCGGCAAGGCACCCGTCGTCATCTTCGAGGACGCCGACCTGCCCGCGGCGGCTTCCTCGATCCGCGCCGCCGGGTACTGGAACTCCGGGCAGGAATGCGGTGCCGGATGCCGCGTGCTGGTGCATGAATCGGTCGCCGACGCGTTCGTCGAGCACCTGGTCAAGGAGGTCAGCTCGTTCACGGTGGGCGAACCCGGCGCCGGCGACGACGTCGAGATCGGCCCGCTGGTGTCGCGACCCCACTTCGACCGGGTCCGCGGTTACCTCGACCGGGCCAAAGATGCGGGTATCCGTGCGGCCGTGGGCGGTTCGGCCCTCGACGGCCCCGGCTTCTTCATCGCACCGACCGTGCTGGTCGGCCTCGACAGCGACGCGGAGGCCGCGCGCGAGGAGATCTTCGGTCCCGTGGTGACCGTCGAGACCTTCTCCGACGAAGACGAGGCCGTCACCCGGGCCAACGCCACGGCCTACGGACTGTCGGCGTCGGTCTTCACCGAGAACGCGAAGCGCAGCCATGACGTCGCAGGCAAGCTCGACGCGGGCACCGTATGGGTCAACTCCCATCTGGTGCTGGCCACCGAAGCGCCGTGGGGCGGCTTCAAGGGCTCCGGATACGGGCGCGACCTGTCCATCTACGCGCTCGACGACTACTCGCGCACCAAGCACGTCATGCACAACCACGGCCGCTGA